One genomic window of [Clostridium] scindens ATCC 35704 includes the following:
- the pflB gene encoding formate C-acetyltransferase, with the protein MFTQWEGFQTGKWQEEINVRDFIQRNYAPYEGNEEFLKPATGRTEELLHKFENLLVLEREFGGVLDIDTHTVTSLLNYKPGYLDKDKEIIVGLQTDRPLKRGVNPFGGLRMTREACKAYGYELSQKVEDEFQYRTTHNDGVFRVYNKATKAARHCGLITGLPDAYGRGRIIGDYRRVALYGVDRLIEEKQKDKDRISMETMDVDHIRQLEELYQQINFLGKLKEMAAMYGYDISQPAQNAKEAVQWLYFAYLGAIKEQNGAAMSLGRTSTFLDIYFERDLERGILDETQVQEIVDDFVMKLRMARHLRTPEYNDLFAGDPMWITESIGGMGEDGRTLVTKNSYRMLHTLYNLKPSAEPNLTVLWSKNLPENFKRFCAKVSCDTDAIQYENDDLMRPQFGDDYGIACCVSAMRIGKEMQFFGARANLAKMLLMALNGGKDEKHNMQVGPKHEPYQGEYLEYDKVMELLDIYRPWLANMYANTMNVIHYMHDKYAYEKTQMALHDTDVHRYMAFGIAGMSVLADSLSAIKHAKVRCIRDEETGLITDYEIIGEYPAFGNDDDRADQIASEQVRLFYEELKKQKLYRDAEPTLSILTITSNVVYGKKTGATPDGRKAGEPFAPGANPMHGRDINGALASLNSVAKISYQYCKDGISNTFSIVPQAMGKTEEERLANLTAVLDGYFGQMAHHLNVNVLNRDTLVDAYNNPAKYPNLTIRVSGYAVNFNKLTKEQQKEVISRTFHERI; encoded by the coding sequence ATGTTTACACAATGGGAAGGATTTCAGACAGGAAAATGGCAGGAAGAGATCAATGTACGCGACTTTATCCAGAGGAACTATGCGCCTTATGAAGGAAACGAAGAGTTCCTTAAGCCGGCTACCGGACGCACGGAGGAACTGCTGCACAAATTCGAGAATCTGCTGGTGCTGGAAAGAGAGTTTGGCGGAGTGCTGGATATTGACACCCATACGGTTACCTCTCTTTTGAACTATAAGCCCGGCTATCTCGACAAAGACAAGGAGATCATCGTAGGGCTGCAGACGGACAGGCCGCTAAAGCGCGGCGTCAATCCTTTTGGCGGACTTCGGATGACAAGAGAAGCCTGCAAGGCTTATGGCTACGAATTGTCCCAGAAGGTAGAAGACGAGTTTCAATACAGGACCACGCACAATGACGGTGTGTTCCGCGTCTATAACAAAGCCACCAAGGCGGCAAGGCACTGCGGGCTGATCACAGGCCTTCCGGATGCATACGGAAGAGGACGCATCATCGGAGATTATAGAAGAGTGGCCCTTTACGGCGTGGACCGCCTGATTGAAGAAAAGCAGAAAGATAAAGACAGAATCAGTATGGAGACGATGGATGTGGATCACATCCGCCAGCTGGAGGAACTGTATCAGCAGATTAATTTCCTTGGAAAATTAAAGGAAATGGCCGCCATGTACGGCTATGACATCAGCCAGCCGGCCCAGAATGCAAAAGAAGCGGTTCAATGGCTCTACTTTGCGTATCTGGGAGCGATCAAGGAACAGAATGGCGCAGCGATGAGCCTGGGCAGAACCTCTACCTTCCTGGATATTTATTTTGAAAGGGATCTTGAAAGAGGCATCTTAGATGAGACACAGGTTCAGGAGATCGTGGATGACTTCGTGATGAAGCTTCGCATGGCCAGGCATTTGAGGACGCCGGAATACAATGATCTATTTGCTGGAGATCCCATGTGGATTACGGAATCCATAGGAGGCATGGGCGAGGACGGACGCACGCTGGTGACCAAGAACAGCTATCGCATGCTGCATACGCTCTATAACCTGAAGCCATCAGCAGAACCAAACCTGACCGTACTGTGGTCAAAGAATCTGCCGGAGAATTTCAAGCGCTTCTGTGCAAAAGTATCCTGCGATACGGATGCCATCCAGTATGAGAATGATGACCTGATGCGTCCGCAGTTCGGGGATGACTATGGAATCGCCTGCTGCGTTTCGGCTATGAGAATCGGAAAAGAGATGCAGTTCTTTGGCGCAAGGGCGAACCTGGCCAAGATGCTTCTGATGGCGCTCAACGGAGGAAAAGACGAGAAGCATAATATGCAGGTGGGACCGAAACATGAGCCATACCAGGGCGAGTATCTGGAATATGACAAGGTTATGGAACTGCTTGATATCTACCGGCCTTGGCTTGCGAATATGTATGCCAATACGATGAATGTGATTCATTATATGCATGACAAGTATGCATATGAGAAGACCCAGATGGCGCTTCATGATACGGACGTGCATCGGTATATGGCATTTGGCATTGCGGGAATGAGCGTTCTTGCAGACTCATTGTCAGCCATCAAGCATGCAAAAGTCAGATGTATCCGCGATGAGGAGACGGGGCTGATTACGGATTATGAGATTATCGGGGAGTATCCGGCCTTTGGAAATGATGACGACCGGGCAGACCAGATTGCCAGCGAGCAGGTAAGACTGTTCTATGAAGAACTTAAGAAGCAGAAACTGTACAGAGATGCAGAGCCGACGCTATCGATCCTGACCATCACGTCGAACGTGGTGTACGGGAAGAAGACGGGAGCCACCCCTGACGGGAGAAAAGCAGGAGAGCCGTTTGCCCCCGGGGCAAATCCAATGCACGGAAGAGACATAAACGGCGCGCTTGCATCCCTGAACTCTGTGGCCAAGATTTCCTACCAATACTGCAAGGATGGGATCTCCAACACCTTCTCCATCGTGCCTCAGGCCATGGGCAAGACGGAGGAAGAGAGGCTGGCGAATCTGACTGCGGTTCTGGATGGATACTTTGGACAGATGGCACATCACCTGAATGTAAATGTCTTAAACCGCGACACGCTGGTAGATGCCTACAACAATCCGGCAAAGTATCCGAACCTTACGATCCGGGTGTCCGGATATGCGGTCAACTTTAACAAGTTGACAAAAGAACAGCAAAAAGAAGTGATCTCCCGGACATTCCACGAGAGAATATAG
- a CDS encoding FAD-dependent oxidoreductase has translation MASYTPGTYTGKGYGVRGKVILEVTFSEDRITDIKIVKHKEIYGQAYGLESSPFEYYIPKIIEHQSLAVPMVVGAEVVCGAIVHAVASCVEQAGGDADALKKVPVPVPAKKPDRTIDADVVVFGSGLAGLSAAVEAADCGAKVVLVEKQGIVGGSSAISGGKLIAADTRMQREQGIYDSPQELFGFLKNAAGGFLDDPKINYFCYHANENLEWLIKMGHEVQDLEAPHGSQLPWRIHNCIGGEGQTMGWGGSFIVPLNNRFHELGGTTLLNTALSELIREDGRVVGAKAVDTQDGSTVTFHASQGVILGTGGYAANRELVESKFPWMKDYYYNCPDSSQGDGIWAAEAIGARNYQHPYLQTMLLHDRSGAGVNEESGLIVTRSGKRFCNEYQFHSLVGAELARTGSAGAWYITCGDEPFQLLNYALTLPDTPKAGSIKELAGKMGVDPEVLENTVNRYNELCRAGFDEDFEKPAGQMHELKGPVYYAVFLKPATSITFGGLQIDITGRVLDQEGRIIPGLFASGEVANTGNFGHGVPACGYSLGHALCFGRIAARTACQREML, from the coding sequence AAGGCTATGGAGTAAGAGGAAAGGTGATATTGGAGGTTACATTCTCAGAGGATCGGATCACGGACATTAAGATTGTTAAGCATAAGGAAATCTACGGGCAGGCATATGGCTTGGAGAGTTCGCCTTTTGAATATTACATTCCTAAGATTATCGAGCATCAGTCGCTGGCAGTTCCTATGGTGGTGGGAGCGGAAGTAGTGTGCGGCGCTATCGTGCATGCGGTCGCCTCATGCGTAGAGCAGGCCGGAGGGGATGCAGATGCCTTAAAGAAGGTTCCGGTACCGGTTCCCGCGAAGAAGCCGGACCGTACGATTGACGCAGATGTGGTCGTATTCGGCAGCGGCCTGGCAGGACTGTCCGCGGCCGTGGAAGCCGCAGATTGCGGGGCCAAGGTTGTTCTGGTGGAAAAGCAGGGAATCGTAGGAGGATCTTCCGCAATATCCGGAGGCAAGCTGATTGCGGCAGATACCCGTATGCAGAGAGAGCAGGGAATCTATGACTCGCCTCAGGAACTGTTCGGATTCTTGAAAAATGCAGCTGGCGGATTCCTGGATGATCCCAAGATCAACTATTTCTGCTATCATGCCAATGAGAACCTGGAATGGCTGATCAAGATGGGGCATGAGGTACAGGATTTAGAGGCGCCCCATGGCTCTCAACTGCCATGGAGGATACACAATTGCATCGGCGGAGAAGGGCAGACCATGGGATGGGGCGGCAGCTTCATCGTTCCGCTGAATAACCGGTTCCATGAACTGGGCGGCACTACGCTTCTGAATACGGCGCTGTCAGAATTGATCAGAGAAGATGGAAGAGTCGTTGGAGCCAAAGCAGTAGATACGCAAGATGGCAGCACCGTGACTTTCCACGCCAGCCAGGGAGTAATTCTGGGGACAGGCGGATATGCAGCCAACAGGGAACTGGTAGAATCCAAGTTTCCGTGGATGAAGGACTACTATTATAACTGTCCGGATTCCAGTCAGGGAGATGGAATCTGGGCTGCTGAAGCCATCGGGGCAAGAAATTACCAGCATCCCTATCTCCAGACCATGCTGCTTCATGATCGAAGCGGGGCAGGCGTCAATGAAGAGTCAGGGCTGATCGTGACCCGCAGCGGGAAACGGTTCTGTAATGAATATCAGTTCCACAGCCTGGTTGGGGCCGAACTTGCGCGTACGGGAAGCGCTGGCGCATGGTATATCACCTGCGGCGACGAGCCCTTCCAGCTGCTGAATTATGCGCTTACCCTGCCAGATACCCCCAAGGCCGGCAGCATAAAGGAACTGGCAGGAAAGATGGGCGTTGACCCGGAGGTTCTGGAAAATACGGTGAATCGCTATAATGAACTGTGCCGCGCAGGATTTGACGAAGACTTCGAAAAGCCGGCAGGCCAGATGCACGAATTGAAAGGCCCTGTTTATTATGCGGTATTCTTAAAGCCGGCCACCTCCATAACATTTGGCGGCCTTCAGATTGACATTACAGGAAGAGTCCTGGATCAGGAGGGACGAATCATCCCCGGACTGTTTGCATCAGGAGAAGTGGCGAATACAGGCAATTTTGGCCACGGTGTTCCTGCATGCGGCTATAGCCTTGGGCATGCCCTGTGCTTTGGACGGATTGCAGCCCGCACAGCTTGCCAGAGAGAGATGCTGTAA